ACCCGCGTTTCAACGTCCGCTACCGCGACGACAAGTCCTACCCCTACCTCGCGGTCACCCTGGACGAGGAGTTCCCCCGGTTGCAGGTGATGCGGGGTGCCAAGCGCAAGGGGGTGCGCTACTTCGGGCCCTACTCGCACGCCTGGGCGATCCGCGAGACGCTCGACCTGCTGCTGCGGGTCTTCCCGGCGCGCACCTGCTCGGCCGGGGTGTTCAAGCGCGCCGGCCAGGTGGGCCGCCCCTGCCTGCTGGGTTACATCGGCAAGTGCTCGGCCCCCTGCGTCGGCAGCGTCACCCCCGAGCGGCATCGGGAGATCGTCGACGGTTTCTGCGACTTCATGGGCGGCCGCACCGACACGATGGTGCGCCGGCTCGAACGGGAGATGACCGATGCCAGCGAGCAGTTGGAGTTCGAGCGGGCCGCCCGGTTGCGTGACGACGTGGCCGCGCTGCGCCGGGCGATGGAGAAGCAGACCGTCGTGCTCGGCGACGGCACCGACGCCGACGTGGTCGCGTTCGCCGACGACCCCCTCGAAGCGGCCGTCCAGGTCTTCCACGTGCGCGACGGCCGGGTCCGTGGTCAGCGCGGCTGGGTGGTGGAGAAGACCGAGGAGCTGAGCACGGGCGACCTGGTGCACCACTTCTGCACCCAGGTCTACGGCGGCGAGCAGGGCGAGGCCGACGTGCCCCGCGAGCTGCTCGTGCCGGCGCTGCCCGCCGACGCCGACGCGCTGGCCGACTGGCTCTCCGGTCACCGGGGCAGCCGGGTGAGCCTGCGGGTGCCGCAGCGCGGCGACAAGCGGTCCCTGCTGGAGACCGTCGAGCGCAACGCCAAGGACGCCCTCGCCCGGCACAAGCTGCGCCGGGCCGGCGACCTGACCACCCGCAGCAAGGCGCTCGACGAGATCACCGAGGCGCTCGACATGCGCACCTCGCCGTTGCGCATCGAGTGTTTCGACATTTCCCAGATGCAGGGCACCGACGTGGTGGCGAGCATGGTCGTCTTCGAGGACGGGCTGCCCCGCAAGAGTGAATACCGGCGCTTCATCATCCGGGGCGCCACCGACGACCTCTCCGCCATGTCCGAGGTGCTGCGTCGCCGCTTCGCCCGCTACCTCGACGCCCGCGCCGAGACCGGCGAGGCGGGCGTCGAGCCGGCCGACGACCCCGTCGCTCCGGCCGGGCAGCCCGCGCCGAGCGAGCCCCACCAGCCCGGCGGGTCCGACGAGCGCACCGTCGGCACCCTGATCGACCCGACCACCGGGCGCCCGCGCAGGTTCGCGTACCCGCCGCAGCTGGTGGTGGTCGACGGCGGTGCGCCGCAGGTCGCGGCGGCGGCCCAGGCCCTGGCGGAGCTGGGCGTCGACGACGTGGCGCTGTGTGGCCTGGCCAAGCGGCTGGAGGAGGTCTGGCTGCCCGACGACGAGTTCCCGGTCATCCTGCCGCGCACCTCCGAGGGGCTCTACCTGCTGCAACGGGTGCGCGACGAGGCGCACCGCTTCGCCATCACCTTCCACCGGCAGCGGCGCTCCAAGCGGATGACCGAGTCGGCGCTGGACAGGGTGCCCGGCCTGGGGGAGGTGCGGCGCAAGGCGCTGCTGCGGCACTTCGGCTCGCTCAAGCGGCTTTCCGCGGCCACCGTGGAGGAGATCACCGAGGTGCCCGGCGTGGGCCGGCGCACCGCCGAGGCGATCCTCGCCGCGCTGGGCGGCGAGGCGAAGGCCCCGGCGACGGACTGACCGCGTGGCCGTCGGCGGCGCGTCGGCCCGCGCGCCGACGCCTGGCCAGGTGGCGTGGCCGGCCGGCCGTCACTCGGCCAGGACGGCCAGGATCTGCTCGCCGTACTTCGCGAGCTTGTTCTCGCCGACGCCGCTGACCGCGGACAGCTCGGCAAGCGACGTGGGCGCGTCGGTGGCGATCTGCCGCAGCGTGGCGTCGTGGAAGATCACGTACGCCGGGACGCCCTGCTCCTTGGCGGTGGCCCCCCGCCAGGCGCGCAGCCGCTCGAAGACCCCGGCGGCGGTCGGGGACAACTCGGCGACGACGGTGGCCGCCCCGCGTGGCTTGGCCGACCGCGAGGAGGCGACCTTCTCCGGCTCGCGGCGCATCATCACCGTGCGGCGGCGGCCCAGCACCTCCGCGCTGGCCTCGGTGAGGGCCAGCGTGCCGTAGTCGCCCTCGACGGCCAGCAGCCCCTCGGCCAGCAGTTGCCGCACCACGCCGCGCCACTCGGCCTCGCGCAGCTCGCCGCCGATGCCGAAGACGGTCAGCGAGTCGTGGCCGTACTGGGCGACCTTGTCGGTCGTGCGGCCGAGCAGGATGTCGACGCAGTGCCCCGCGCCGAAGCGCTGGTTGCGTTCCCGGTCGAGGCGGAAGACCGTGGAGAGCAGCTTCTGCGCCGCGACGGTGCCGTCCCAGGACTCCGGCGGGCTGAGGCAGGTGTCGCAGTTGCCGCAGGCGGCGGCCGCCTTCTCACCGAAGTAGTCGAGCAACTGGCCGCGCCGGCAGCGGACCGTCTCGCAGAGGGCGAGCATCGCGTCGAGGTGGGCGGCGAGGTTGCGCCGGTGGGCGAGGTCCCCGTCGGAGGTCTCGATCATCTTGCGCTGCTGCACCACGTCCTGGAGCCCGTACGCCAGCCAGGCGGTCGACGGCAGCCCGTCGCGCCCGGCGCGACCGGTCTCCTGGTAGTAGCCCTCGACCGACTTGGGCAGGTCGAGGTGGGCGACGAAGCGGACGTCGGGCTTGTCGATGCCCATGCCGAACGCGATGGTCGCCACCATCACCAGGCCGTCCTCGCGCAGGAAGCGCTGCTGGTTGCGCGCGCGGGTCGCCGCGTCCAGGCCGGCGTGGTAGGGCAGCGCGGCGACGCCGTTGGTGGTGAGAAACTCCGCCGTCTTGTCCACCGAGGCGCGCGACAGGCAGTAGACGATGCCCGCGTCGCCGGGGTGCTCGTCGCGCAGCAGGCTCAGCAGCTGCTTGCGCGGCTCGCGCTTGGGCACGATCCGGTACTGGATGTTGGGCCGGTCGAAGCTGGCCACGAAGTGCCGGGCGTCGGTGAGCTTGAGCCGGGTCGCGATCTCGTCGCGGGTCGCGCTGGTCGCGGTGGCGGTGAGCGCGATGCGGGGCACGTCGGGCCAGCGCTCGTGCAGCATCGACAGGGCGAGGTAGTCGGGGCGGAAGTCGTGCCCCCACTGCGACACGCAGTGCGCCTCGTCGATGGCGAACAGGGCGATCCTGCCCCGGTCGAGCAGTTGCTGCACCCCTCGGGTGCCCAACGCCTCCGGGGCGAGGTAGAGCAGGTCCAGCTCGCCGCCGACGAAGGCCCGTTCCACCACCCGGCGGGCGTCGAGATCCTGGGTCGAGTTGAGGAAGCCGGCCCGGACGCCGACCGCCGTCAGCGCGTCGACCTGGTCCTGCATGAGCGCGATCAGCGGGGAGACCACCACCGCCACGCCGTCGCGGACCAGCGCGGGGATCTGGTAGCACAGCGACTTGCCACCGCCGGTGGGCATCAGCACCAGCGCGTCGCCGCCGGCCACCACGTGGTCGATCACCTCCTGTTGGAAGCCGCGGAAGGCGTCGTAGCCGAAGACCCGGCGCAGCACCTCCAGGGCGTCGGCGGAGCGCAGGTCGGTGGGGGAAGCCATCCGGGGATTCTACGAACCTCCCCCGACAGCCGGCGGACCCGAGCGGGCGGTTCGCGCCGGGGACTATCCGGCGGTACGGCGACCGGGGCGTGGACGGGACGCCCGCCGGTGCCGCCGGCGGCGAGGATCACCCGGTCGCCGACCGGGCGGCCGTCAACCAGCCGTGGGCCGCCGGACCGGGGCGTCGCGGTCCGGCGGCTCCGGGTCGCTCAGCCGGGCGTGCGGAACTCCTGGCCAGCCCGCGCGGCGGGGCCTTCCTGGATGTTCACTGATCGTGACCAAGGCGTCCGCCTGCCGGGAGCACGACCCTCGCGCCCGGGTCCGGCCGTCCGCCGGGGCGGGCGCCGCCACGGCGGCGGCCCGGGACGTGCCGGCAACGTGCGGGGGGTGCGGGATAGAGTCGCTGATTGACCACGCGCGGCCGGGGGTGCCGGCCGCGGCGCCACGGCTTGGGGGTAGTGGGTGAGCGAGGCGCGTACGGCCGAGGAACGGGGCACGACGGTGACCGGGCAGCAGACACCGGCGGAGTCGGACACCACTCTGGTGGTGGTCACCGGGCTCTCCGGCGGCGGCCGCAGCACGGTGGCGAGGGCGCTGGAGAACGTCGGGTTCTACGTGGTGGACAACCTGCCGCAGGCGCTCATGCTCGACATGGCCGAGCTGGCGTTCAAGGCGGGCGGGGCGGCCCGGCGTACGGCGATGGTGCTGGACGTGCGCTCGCGCGCCTTCTCCACCGACCTGGCGGGGGCGATCCGGGAGCTGAAGGAGCGCGGCTTCTCGCCCCGGGTGGTCTTCGTCGACGCCGACGACGAGGTGCTGATCCGGCGGTTCGAGAGCGTCCGGCGCTCGCACCCGTTGCAGGGCGACGGGCGGCTCGCCGACGGCATCGCGGTCGAGCGCGGCCTGCTGGAGGAGGCCCGCGACCAGGCCGACGTGATCATCGACACCAGCCATCTGAACGTCAACCAGCTGCGCCGCCGCGTCGAGGAGCTCTTCGGCGGCGAGGACGCCCGCCGGCTGCGGGTCACCGTGCTCTCCTTCGGCTTCAAGTACGGCCTGCCGCCGGACGCCGACTTCGTGCTCGACGCCCGGTTCCTGCCCAACCCGTACTGGGTGCCGGAGCTGCGGGAGCACACCGGCCGGGACGAGGCGGTCAGCTCGTACGTGCTGGGGCAGGAGGGCGCGGACGCCTTCGTCGGGTCGTACGCCGACCTGGTCAACGCCACCACCGTCGGCTTCGAGCGGGAGGGCAAGCGCTACCTGACCGTGGCGGTCGGCTGCACCGGCGGCAAGCACCGCAGCGTGGCCATCGCCGAGGAGCTGGCCGCCCGGCTGCGCCACTCCGGTCTGGCCGCCAACGCCCAGCACCGCGACCTGGGGCGCGAGTGACGGCGACGCGCGTGGTCGCCTTCGGCGGCGGGCACGGCCTGTCCGCCTCGCTGCGTGCCCTGCGCCGCTGCGCCCCCGAGCTGGACCTCGACATCACGGCGGTGGTCACCGTCGGTGACGACGGCGGCTCCAGCGGCCGGCTGCGGGCCGAGCGGGGCGGCCTGCCCCCGGGCGACCTGCGGCAGGCGCTGGTCGCGCTGGCGGGGGACCACCCGGCGACCCGGCGCAGTGCCAAGCTCTTCCAGCACCGCTTCGCCGAGGTGCCGCCGCCCGCCGACGGCCCGGCTCCCGCCGGGGACCTGTCGGCGGGGCGCCTTCCGGTCTCCGGTACCGGACGGGCCCCTTCCAACCCGCAGCCGGCCGGGCTCGCCGGAGGGGCGGCGGGCGGGCGGGCGGGTGCCGGTGCGGCCGGGCGGGCCGGCGACGGCGCCGGCGGGCTGGCCGGGCACGCGGTGGGCAACCTGGTGCTCTGCGGGCTGATGGAGCTGCTCGGCGACCCGGTGGCCGCCCTGGAGCACGCCGGCGCGATGCTCGGCGCGGTCGGCCGGGTGCTGCCGATGTCGTGCGAGCCGGTGGGGATCGAGGCCCGGGTCCGCGGCGCCGACCCGCGCCGGCCGGACGAGGTGCGCACGATCACGGGCCAGCACCAGGTCGCGGTGACCACCGGCCGGGTGGAGTCGTTGCGGCTCACCCCGGTCGCGCCGGAGGCCTGCCCGCAGGCGGTCGCCGCGATCGGCGCGGCCGACTGGTTGATCTTCGGGCCGGGCAGCTGGTACACGAGCGTGCTGCCGCACCTGCTGGTGCCGCAGCTCGCCGCCGCGATCGTCGCCAGCCCGGCGCGGCGGCTCGTCACGCTGAACCTCGCCGCCGAGAAGGAGACCTCCGGGCTCTCCCAGGCCGGCCACCTGGCCGCGCTGCGCGCGTACCTGCCGGAGCTGAGGGTCGACCGTGTGGTCGCCGATTCCAAGGCGGCGGGTGACCCCGAACCGGTCGAACGTGCGGCAGAATCGCTGGGTGCCCGCCTGGTCCTCGCTCCCGTCGCGGTCACCGACGGCACTCCCCGTCATGATCCGGCCGCCCTGGGCGCCGCACTGGTGCCTGTCCTGGGCGCCGATCGTTAGACACGTACGTAATCTCCGGCGACACGCCGGAACAGGTCCGTGAGGGGACGCACAATGGCGATGACGGCTGCGGTCAAGGACGAGCTGAGTCGGGTCGACGTGCCCAAGCCCTGCTGCCGGCGGGCGGAGATGGCGGCGCTGCTGCGCTTCGCCGGCGGGCTGCACATCGTCTCCGGTCGGGTCGTGGTGGAGGCCGAGCTCGACACGGGGGCGGTGGCCCGACGGCTGCGACGGGAGATCGCGGAGGTCTACGGCTATCCGAGTGAGATCCACGTGCTCGCGTCCGGTGGCCTGCGCAAGGGCAGCCACTTCATCGTGCGGGTGGTCAAGGACGGTGAGGCCCTCGCGCGGCAGACCGGCCTGCTCGACGTGCGGGGGCGCCCGGTGCGGGGGCTGCCGCCGCACGTCGTCGCGGCGAACGTCTGCTGCGCGGTGTCGGCCTGGCGCGGCGCGTTCATGGCGCACGGCTCGCTGACCGAGCCGGGCCGCTCCAGCGCGTTGGAGATCACCTGCCCCGGTCCGGAGTCCGCGCTGGCCCTGGTGGGCGCGGCCCGCCGGATCGGCATCACCGCCAAGAACCGCGAGGTGCGCGGCGTGGACCGGGTGGTGGTCAAGGACGGCGACGCGATCGCCGCGCTGCTCACCCGGATCGGCGCCCACTCCAGCGTGCTGGCCTGGGAGGAGCGGCGGGTGCGCCGCGAGGTGCGGGCCACGGCGAACCGGCTGGCCAACTTCGACGACGCCAACCTGCGCCGCTCGGCGCGGGCCGCGGTCGCCGCCGCCGCCCGGGTGACCCGGGCGCTGGAGATCCTCGCCGAGGACGCGCCCAACCACCTCACCTCCGCCGGCCGGCTGCGCCTGGAGCACCGGCAGGCCTCGCTGGAGGAGCTGGGCGCGCTGGCCGACCCGCCGTTGACCAAGGACGCCATCGCCGGCCGGATCCGGCGGCTGCTGGCGCTGGCCGACAAGCGGGCCCGGGACCTGGGCATCCCGGATACGGAAGCAGCCGTCACGCCCGACATGCTCGTGGTCTGATAGGACGGTGCGGGTCGGCGGTGCCGGTGGGATCACCACCCGGCGCTGCACTGCGTCGCACGCTCGGATAAGGTCGCTGCGTACGGCAAGGGGGCCGGCACAGGCACTCCTCGCCGTGCACACCGCCTCGGGCGGTCAGGTCCTTCGAGACCGCGGCGGGGTGGCCGAGATGAACCGTCAACGGCCGGCTCCAACGGTCGGCGCACACACCTCCGCCGGCCCGGGTCTTACGCCGGCGGACCAGAACGCAAGGAGATGGGACCTGTGACCATCCGGGTTGGCATCAACGGCTTCGGCCGGATCGGCCGCAACTTCTTCCGGGCAGTGCTGGCGTCCGGCGCTGACGTCGAGGTCGTGGCGGTCAACGACCTGACCGACAACGCGACGCTCGCCCACCTGCTCAAGTACGACAGCATCCTGGGCCGCCTGCCGCACGAGGTGAAGGCCACCGCCGACGAGATCACCGTGGGCGGCAAGACCATCAAGGCGTTCGCCGAGAAGGACCCGGCGAAGCTGCCGTGGGGCGAGGTCGGCGCGGACGTGGTCATCGAGTCCACCGGCTTCTTCACCGACGCCACCAAGGCGAAGGCGCACGTCGACGGCGGGGCCAAGAAGGTCATCATCTCCGCCCCGGCGAAGAACGAGGACGTCACGGTCGTCATGGGCGTCAACCACGACCAGTACGACCCGGCCAAGCACACCATCATCTCGAACGCCTCCTGCACCACCAACTGCCTCGCGCCCATGGCGAAGGTCCTGCACGACACGTTCGGCATCCAGCACGGCCTGATGACGACGATCCACGCGTACACCCAGGACCAGAACCTCCAGGACGCGCCGCACTCCGACCTGCGTCGGGCCCGCGCCGCCGCGCTGAACATCGTGCCGACCTCGACCGGCGCGGCGAAGGCGATCGGCCTGGTGCTGCCGGAGCTGAAGGGCAAGCTGGACGGCTACGCGCTGCGGGTGCCGATCCCGACCGGCTCGGCCACCGACCTCACGGTCGACGTCAACCGTGAGACCACGGTGGACGAGGTCAACGCCGCGCTGAAGGCCGCCGCCGACGGCCCGCTCAAGGGCATCCTGGTCTACAACGAGGACCCGATCGTCTCCTCGGACATCGTCACCGACCCGGCGTCGTGCATCTTCGACGCGCCGCTGACCAAGGTCGTCGGCAACCAGGTCAAGGTCGTCGGCTGGTACGACAACGAGTGGGGCTACTCGAACCGCCTGGTCGACCTGGTCAAGCTCGTCGGCAAGTCCCTGTGAGGCAGCCGACGGTCACGAACGGAGGGCTGGCGTAAGTGAGCATCCGTACCCTCGACGACCTGCTCGCCGAGGGGGTGTCGGGTCGGCGCGTGCTGGTGCGCGCCGACCTGAACGTCCCGCTCGACAAGCAGTCCGGTGACATCACTGACGACGGCCGCATCCGGGCCGTGCTGCCCACCCTGAGCGCGCTCACCGGAGCCGGCGCCAAGGTGGTCGTCTGCTCGCACCTGGGTCGCCCGAAGGGCGCCCCGGACCCGCAGTTCAGCCTGCGCCCGGTCGCCGGGCGCCTCGGTGAGCTGCTCGGCGCGCCGGTGCACTTCGCCACCGACACCGTGGGCGAGTCGGCCCGCTCCACCGTGGACGCGCTCGCCGACGGCGAGGTCGCGCTGCTGGAGAACCTTCGCTTCAACCCCGGTGAGACCAGCAAGGACGACACCGAGCGGGGCGCCTTCGCCGACCAGCTCGCCGCGTTCGGCGACGCGTACGTCGACGACGCGTTCGGCGCGGTGCACCGCAAGCACGCCAGCGTCCACGACGTGCCGGCCCGGCTGCCGCACGTCGCGGGCCGGCTGGTGCTGCGCGAGGTGGAGGTCCTGTCCCGGCTGACCGGTGAGCCGGAGCGCCCGTACGTGGTGGTGCTCGGCGGCTCGAAGGTCTCCGACAAGCTGGCGGTGATCGAGGCGTTGCTGCCGTCGGTCGACCGGCTGCTCATCGGCGGCGGGATGTGCTTCACCTTCCTCAAGGCGCAGGGCCACGAGGTGGGCTCCTCGCTGCTGGAGGAGGAGATGGTCGAGACCTGCCGCAACCTGCTGGAACGCTCCGAGGGCAAGATCATGCTCCCGGTCGACGTGGTGGCCGCGGACGCGTTCGCCCCGGACGCCGCGCACGACACCGTGCCGGCCGACGGCATCCCCGGCAAGCGGGTCGGGCTCGACATCGGGCCCGAGACGGTCGCCGGGTTCGCCGCCGCCCTCAAGGGCGCGCGGACGATCTTCT
Above is a genomic segment from Micromonospora sp. M71_S20 containing:
- the pgk gene encoding phosphoglycerate kinase; the encoded protein is MSIRTLDDLLAEGVSGRRVLVRADLNVPLDKQSGDITDDGRIRAVLPTLSALTGAGAKVVVCSHLGRPKGAPDPQFSLRPVAGRLGELLGAPVHFATDTVGESARSTVDALADGEVALLENLRFNPGETSKDDTERGAFADQLAAFGDAYVDDAFGAVHRKHASVHDVPARLPHVAGRLVLREVEVLSRLTGEPERPYVVVLGGSKVSDKLAVIEALLPSVDRLLIGGGMCFTFLKAQGHEVGSSLLEEEMVETCRNLLERSEGKIMLPVDVVAADAFAPDAAHDTVPADGIPGKRVGLDIGPETVAGFAAALKGARTIFWNGPMGVFEMPAFAHGTRGIAETIAKTDAFTVVGGGDSAAAVRALGLDESSFGHISTGGGASLEYLEGKTLPGIAALEN
- a CDS encoding 2-phospho-L-lactate transferase CofD family protein gives rise to the protein MTATRVVAFGGGHGLSASLRALRRCAPELDLDITAVVTVGDDGGSSGRLRAERGGLPPGDLRQALVALAGDHPATRRSAKLFQHRFAEVPPPADGPAPAGDLSAGRLPVSGTGRAPSNPQPAGLAGGAAGGRAGAGAAGRAGDGAGGLAGHAVGNLVLCGLMELLGDPVAALEHAGAMLGAVGRVLPMSCEPVGIEARVRGADPRRPDEVRTITGQHQVAVTTGRVESLRLTPVAPEACPQAVAAIGAADWLIFGPGSWYTSVLPHLLVPQLAAAIVASPARRLVTLNLAAEKETSGLSQAGHLAALRAYLPELRVDRVVADSKAAGDPEPVERAAESLGARLVLAPVAVTDGTPRHDPAALGAALVPVLGADR
- the gap gene encoding type I glyceraldehyde-3-phosphate dehydrogenase; the protein is MTIRVGINGFGRIGRNFFRAVLASGADVEVVAVNDLTDNATLAHLLKYDSILGRLPHEVKATADEITVGGKTIKAFAEKDPAKLPWGEVGADVVIESTGFFTDATKAKAHVDGGAKKVIISAPAKNEDVTVVMGVNHDQYDPAKHTIISNASCTTNCLAPMAKVLHDTFGIQHGLMTTIHAYTQDQNLQDAPHSDLRRARAAALNIVPTSTGAAKAIGLVLPELKGKLDGYALRVPIPTGSATDLTVDVNRETTVDEVNAALKAAADGPLKGILVYNEDPIVSSDIVTDPASCIFDAPLTKVVGNQVKVVGWYDNEWGYSNRLVDLVKLVGKSL
- the uvrC gene encoding excinuclease ABC subunit UvrC, translating into MADPSTYRPAPGTIPESPGVYRFRDGTGRVIYVGKAKNLRSRLNSYFADLWGLHQRTQQMVTTAESVDWVTVGTEVEALQLEYTWIKQYDPRFNVRYRDDKSYPYLAVTLDEEFPRLQVMRGAKRKGVRYFGPYSHAWAIRETLDLLLRVFPARTCSAGVFKRAGQVGRPCLLGYIGKCSAPCVGSVTPERHREIVDGFCDFMGGRTDTMVRRLEREMTDASEQLEFERAARLRDDVAALRRAMEKQTVVLGDGTDADVVAFADDPLEAAVQVFHVRDGRVRGQRGWVVEKTEELSTGDLVHHFCTQVYGGEQGEADVPRELLVPALPADADALADWLSGHRGSRVSLRVPQRGDKRSLLETVERNAKDALARHKLRRAGDLTTRSKALDEITEALDMRTSPLRIECFDISQMQGTDVVASMVVFEDGLPRKSEYRRFIIRGATDDLSAMSEVLRRRFARYLDARAETGEAGVEPADDPVAPAGQPAPSEPHQPGGSDERTVGTLIDPTTGRPRRFAYPPQLVVVDGGAPQVAAAAQALAELGVDDVALCGLAKRLEEVWLPDDEFPVILPRTSEGLYLLQRVRDEAHRFAITFHRQRRSKRMTESALDRVPGLGEVRRKALLRHFGSLKRLSAATVEEITEVPGVGRRTAEAILAALGGEAKAPATD
- the recQ gene encoding DNA helicase RecQ, translating into MASPTDLRSADALEVLRRVFGYDAFRGFQQEVIDHVVAGGDALVLMPTGGGKSLCYQIPALVRDGVAVVVSPLIALMQDQVDALTAVGVRAGFLNSTQDLDARRVVERAFVGGELDLLYLAPEALGTRGVQQLLDRGRIALFAIDEAHCVSQWGHDFRPDYLALSMLHERWPDVPRIALTATATSATRDEIATRLKLTDARHFVASFDRPNIQYRIVPKREPRKQLLSLLRDEHPGDAGIVYCLSRASVDKTAEFLTTNGVAALPYHAGLDAATRARNQQRFLREDGLVMVATIAFGMGIDKPDVRFVAHLDLPKSVEGYYQETGRAGRDGLPSTAWLAYGLQDVVQQRKMIETSDGDLAHRRNLAAHLDAMLALCETVRCRRGQLLDYFGEKAAAACGNCDTCLSPPESWDGTVAAQKLLSTVFRLDRERNQRFGAGHCVDILLGRTTDKVAQYGHDSLTVFGIGGELREAEWRGVVRQLLAEGLLAVEGDYGTLALTEASAEVLGRRRTVMMRREPEKVASSRSAKPRGAATVVAELSPTAAGVFERLRAWRGATAKEQGVPAYVIFHDATLRQIATDAPTSLAELSAVSGVGENKLAKYGEQILAVLAE
- the whiA gene encoding DNA-binding protein WhiA, coding for MAMTAAVKDELSRVDVPKPCCRRAEMAALLRFAGGLHIVSGRVVVEAELDTGAVARRLRREIAEVYGYPSEIHVLASGGLRKGSHFIVRVVKDGEALARQTGLLDVRGRPVRGLPPHVVAANVCCAVSAWRGAFMAHGSLTEPGRSSALEITCPGPESALALVGAARRIGITAKNREVRGVDRVVVKDGDAIAALLTRIGAHSSVLAWEERRVRREVRATANRLANFDDANLRRSARAAVAAAARVTRALEILAEDAPNHLTSAGRLRLEHRQASLEELGALADPPLTKDAIAGRIRRLLALADKRARDLGIPDTEAAVTPDMLVV
- the rapZ gene encoding RNase adapter RapZ, which codes for MTGQQTPAESDTTLVVVTGLSGGGRSTVARALENVGFYVVDNLPQALMLDMAELAFKAGGAARRTAMVLDVRSRAFSTDLAGAIRELKERGFSPRVVFVDADDEVLIRRFESVRRSHPLQGDGRLADGIAVERGLLEEARDQADVIIDTSHLNVNQLRRRVEELFGGEDARRLRVTVLSFGFKYGLPPDADFVLDARFLPNPYWVPELREHTGRDEAVSSYVLGQEGADAFVGSYADLVNATTVGFEREGKRYLTVAVGCTGGKHRSVAIAEELAARLRHSGLAANAQHRDLGRE